A region of Pseudomonas putida DNA encodes the following proteins:
- a CDS encoding FecR family protein — protein sequence MTHRPVPPPTPAGPNARARAMDEALDWLVRLQCADAHDTQAFEAWLSAAAENAEAYVEAEALWNGMPLHQAAVQMHQGQRRSLRGRLRRHWKPLATAAVLVVGLFTLGNLPVRLQADHLTVVGERQRLQLDDGAKVLLNTNSAFASDLREGRQVARLLQGEAYFQVPEGAQVPLEVQAGPLRAQVRDTDFAVRYLDGEAQVRVQRGDVDLQAASDQRIRLSAGDSISVGPQGFGQRQRADMQKDLAWVDGRLVFENCPLSQVLAEVRRYYPGWIINRNAGLEDVAVTGNYRLDQPLETLRALAHITSARLHEYPAVVILN from the coding sequence GTGACCCACCGCCCCGTCCCTCCCCCGACACCTGCAGGGCCCAACGCCCGTGCCCGTGCCATGGACGAGGCACTGGACTGGCTGGTACGCCTGCAATGCGCCGATGCCCACGACACCCAGGCCTTCGAAGCCTGGCTCAGTGCCGCAGCGGAAAACGCCGAAGCCTATGTCGAAGCAGAAGCGCTGTGGAATGGCATGCCGCTGCACCAGGCGGCCGTGCAGATGCATCAGGGCCAGCGTCGTTCCTTGCGCGGGCGCCTGCGCCGCCACTGGAAACCGCTGGCTACCGCTGCGGTGCTGGTGGTTGGCCTGTTCACCCTCGGCAACCTGCCCGTGCGGCTGCAGGCCGATCACCTGACCGTGGTGGGCGAACGTCAGCGCCTGCAACTGGACGACGGCGCGAAAGTGTTGCTCAACACCAATTCAGCGTTCGCCAGCGACCTGCGCGAAGGGCGCCAGGTCGCCCGCCTGCTCCAGGGCGAGGCCTACTTCCAGGTCCCCGAAGGCGCGCAAGTGCCGCTTGAGGTCCAGGCTGGCCCACTCCGAGCACAGGTGCGTGACACCGACTTCGCCGTACGTTACCTCGACGGCGAAGCCCAGGTGCGGGTACAGCGCGGTGATGTCGACCTGCAAGCCGCCAGCGACCAGCGCATCCGCCTCAGTGCCGGCGACAGCATCAGCGTCGGCCCCCAGGGCTTCGGCCAGCGCCAGCGCGCAGACATGCAAAAGGACCTGGCCTGGGTCGATGGCCGCCTGGTGTTCGAGAACTGCCCGTTGAGCCAGGTGCTGGCCGAGGTCAGGCGCTACTACCCGGGCTGGATCATCAACCGCAACGCCGGCCTGGAAGACGTCGCGGTCACCGGCAACTATCGCCTCGACCAACCCCTGGAAACCCTGCGCGCCCTGGCGCACATCACCTCTGCCCGGCTGCACGAATACCCCGCTGTGGTCATCCTCAACTGA
- a CDS encoding TonB-dependent receptor, which translates to MSTGPTRPSTLSRRTGQLSLLSLALLACGACSLPALAAEPAQASSPRMGDYRFSIGQQPLVSAINAFSQVTGWQVGFSAELADGVASPGVQGSLPPDAALKRLLQGTGLGYRKIGNGNVVLERQTTGKVIALQQVTVSATRSAQDVSQVPSTVSVQTREQLDRQNVNNIQDLVRYEPGVSVAGTGQRSGLNGYNIRGIDGERILTQIDGVSIPDSFFYGPYAQTQRNYVDPEIVKRVEILRGPASVLYGSNAIGGAVSYFTLDPDDIIKPGKDVGARLKTGYSSADESWLTSATVAGRQGDVDGLLHLSQRNGHENESYGGHSGDGLARTEANPQDVRTTNVLAKLGWNYADDARLGFTYERYKDDRDQNILSAVGGPFIPGFGAMNSYRMRQGNDTVTRERFGINHEFGLDSMVADHVKWSLNYQIAKTDQTTDELYVASGRQVLRDRQTTYKDRQWVFDAQLDKAFSIGETDHLLTYGTTLKHEKVTGSRSGSGTCVNVGGSCTAIGQDSARDGQALVSDFPDPTVNTYSLFVQDEIRWNNWTFLPGARYDYTHMEPKFTDAFLRGLESTGTAPTSQDDSDKKWHRVSPKFGLTYAFNDNYTWYGQYAEGFRTPTAKSMYGRFQNLEQGYRVEGNPGLEPEKSKSYETGLRGNFDAGNFDVAVFYNKYRDFIDEDAVQSANLEQTFQANNIKHATIKGAEVKGRLNLDHFGAPQGLYTQGSIAYAYGRNDDTGQPLNTVNPLKGVFGLGYEQQNYGGLLSWTLVKRKTRVDDTHFYAPDGSSSKFRTPGYGVLDLTGFYKVTDDVTINAGLYNLTDKKYWQWDSVRSYDGQGEAAVTQPANMDRLTMPGRNFGINVVWDI; encoded by the coding sequence ATGTCCACAGGTCCAACTCGCCCGTCCACACTTTCCCGCCGTACAGGGCAATTGTCCCTGCTGAGCCTGGCCCTGCTCGCCTGCGGCGCCTGCAGCCTGCCGGCCCTGGCCGCCGAACCGGCCCAGGCCAGCAGCCCGCGCATGGGCGACTACCGCTTCAGCATCGGCCAGCAACCACTGGTATCGGCCATCAATGCCTTCAGCCAGGTCACCGGCTGGCAAGTCGGTTTCAGTGCCGAACTGGCCGATGGCGTGGCCTCGCCAGGGGTGCAGGGCTCGCTGCCACCGGACGCGGCGCTCAAGCGCCTGCTGCAGGGCACCGGCCTTGGCTATCGCAAGATCGGTAACGGCAACGTGGTGCTCGAACGCCAGACCACCGGCAAAGTCATCGCCCTGCAGCAGGTGACCGTCAGCGCCACCCGCAGCGCGCAAGACGTCAGCCAGGTGCCGAGCACCGTCAGCGTGCAGACCCGCGAGCAACTGGACCGCCAGAACGTCAATAACATCCAGGACCTGGTGCGTTACGAACCGGGCGTTTCCGTGGCCGGTACCGGCCAGCGCAGCGGCCTGAACGGCTACAACATCCGCGGCATCGACGGTGAGCGGATCCTCACCCAGATCGACGGTGTGTCGATCCCCGACAGCTTCTTCTACGGCCCCTACGCCCAGACCCAGCGCAACTACGTCGACCCCGAGATCGTCAAGCGCGTGGAGATCCTGCGCGGCCCGGCATCGGTGTTGTACGGCAGCAACGCCATCGGCGGTGCGGTGAGCTATTTCACCCTCGACCCGGACGACATCATCAAACCCGGCAAGGACGTCGGCGCCCGCCTGAAGACCGGCTACAGCTCGGCCGACGAAAGCTGGCTGACCTCCGCCACCGTGGCCGGCCGCCAAGGCGACGTCGACGGTTTGCTGCACCTGAGCCAACGCAACGGCCATGAGAACGAGTCCTACGGTGGCCACAGCGGTGACGGCCTGGCCCGCACCGAAGCCAACCCACAAGACGTACGCACCACCAACGTGCTGGCCAAACTGGGCTGGAACTACGCCGACGACGCGCGCCTGGGGTTCACCTACGAGCGTTACAAGGATGACCGCGACCAGAACATTCTCAGTGCGGTGGGTGGGCCGTTCATTCCAGGTTTCGGCGCTATGAACTCCTATCGCATGCGCCAAGGCAACGATACGGTGACCCGCGAGCGCTTCGGTATCAATCATGAGTTCGGTCTCGATAGCATGGTTGCCGACCATGTCAAATGGAGCCTCAACTACCAGATTGCCAAGACCGATCAGACCACCGATGAGTTGTATGTCGCCTCAGGTCGCCAGGTACTTCGGGACCGCCAGACCACCTACAAGGACCGCCAATGGGTATTCGACGCCCAGCTGGACAAAGCCTTCAGCATCGGTGAGACCGATCACCTGCTGACCTACGGCACCACGCTCAAGCATGAAAAAGTCACCGGATCCCGCAGTGGCTCGGGCACCTGCGTAAACGTTGGCGGCAGCTGCACAGCCATCGGCCAGGACAGCGCCCGCGATGGCCAGGCCCTGGTCAGCGATTTCCCGGACCCGACCGTGAACACCTACAGCCTGTTCGTCCAGGACGAGATCCGCTGGAACAACTGGACCTTCCTGCCAGGCGCCCGCTATGACTACACGCACATGGAGCCCAAGTTCACCGACGCCTTCCTGCGTGGCCTGGAGTCCACCGGCACCGCGCCCACCTCCCAGGACGACTCGGACAAGAAGTGGCACCGCGTCTCGCCCAAGTTTGGCCTGACCTACGCGTTCAACGACAACTACACCTGGTACGGCCAGTACGCCGAAGGCTTCCGCACGCCCACTGCCAAGTCCATGTACGGCCGCTTCCAGAACCTGGAGCAAGGCTACCGCGTAGAGGGCAACCCAGGGCTTGAGCCTGAAAAGAGCAAAAGCTACGAAACCGGCCTGCGTGGCAACTTCGACGCCGGCAACTTCGATGTGGCGGTGTTCTACAACAAGTACCGCGACTTCATCGATGAAGACGCCGTGCAGAGCGCCAACCTGGAACAGACCTTCCAGGCCAACAACATCAAGCACGCCACCATCAAGGGCGCTGAGGTCAAGGGCCGCCTGAACCTGGACCACTTCGGTGCCCCGCAAGGCCTGTACACCCAAGGCTCGATTGCCTACGCCTACGGCCGCAACGATGACACCGGCCAGCCGTTGAACACCGTCAACCCGCTCAAGGGCGTGTTCGGCCTGGGTTACGAGCAGCAAAACTACGGCGGCCTGCTGAGCTGGACGCTGGTCAAGCGCAAGACCCGCGTGGACGACACCCACTTCTACGCACCCGACGGTTCGAGCAGCAAGTTCCGCACCCCGGGCTATGGCGTGCTGGACCTGACCGGTTTCTACAAGGTGACCGACGACGTCACCATCAACGCGGGCCTGTACAACCTCACCGACAAGAAATACTGGCAGTGGGATTCGGTACGCAGCTACGACGGCCAGGGTGAGGCGGCTGTGACCCAGCCAGCCAACATGGACCGTTTGACCATGCCGGGGCGTAACTTTGGCATCAATGTGGTGTGGGATATCTGA
- a CDS encoding biliverdin-producing heme oxygenase produces MTERPALRSQRLNQITHAPHAELDALVKSHAPFDSRESFARFVVAQYLFQSELKALYNDPQLIAIVPDLAERCRAEQACLDLADLDTDVPGPVAGAVQNPSLGEAMGWIFVSEGSKLGAAFLIKRAVALELSDSFGARHLGEPAGGRAEGWKQFTRILDGLALSAEEEAAAERGAVAAFERFTELLKHAYAANAALV; encoded by the coding sequence ATGACCGAACGCCCAGCCCTGCGCTCCCAGCGCCTCAACCAGATCACCCACGCCCCGCACGCCGAGCTGGATGCCCTGGTCAAGTCCCACGCCCCCTTCGACAGCCGTGAAAGCTTTGCCCGCTTCGTGGTCGCCCAGTACCTGTTCCAGTCCGAACTCAAGGCCTTGTACAACGACCCACAACTGATCGCCATCGTCCCCGACCTGGCCGAGCGCTGCCGCGCCGAGCAGGCCTGCCTGGACCTCGCCGACCTCGACACCGACGTGCCCGGCCCCGTAGCCGGCGCGGTACAAAATCCGAGCCTGGGCGAGGCCATGGGCTGGATCTTCGTCTCCGAAGGCTCCAAACTGGGCGCTGCGTTTCTGATCAAGCGTGCCGTGGCCCTGGAGCTGTCCGACAGCTTCGGTGCCCGCCACCTGGGCGAACCGGCCGGCGGCCGTGCCGAAGGCTGGAAACAGTTCACCCGTATCCTCGATGGCCTGGCGCTGTCGGCCGAAGAAGAGGCCGCTGCAGAACGGGGTGCGGTCGCCGCCTTCGAGCGCTTCACCGAGCTGCTCAAACACGCCTATGCTGCGAATGCCGCGCTGGTCTGA
- a CDS encoding YbaN family protein, with protein MTQPARSKLARLLYGILAYLSLGIGLVAIVIPGLPTTEFILLAAWAATRSSPRLSAWLESHRLFGPILFNWRNGKVIQRRAKVSATISMLLCAGLMLTFLDHHWPVFLAIGGMALGNLWIWSRPEQACPAGSQAQQP; from the coding sequence ATGACCCAACCTGCCCGCTCGAAACTTGCCCGCCTGCTGTATGGAATCCTGGCTTACTTAAGCTTGGGCATAGGCCTGGTCGCGATCGTCATTCCCGGCTTGCCGACCACCGAATTCATCCTGCTGGCAGCCTGGGCAGCCACCCGCAGTTCACCGCGCCTTTCGGCCTGGCTGGAGAGCCATCGGTTGTTCGGGCCGATTCTGTTCAACTGGCGCAATGGCAAGGTGATCCAGCGCCGTGCCAAAGTCAGCGCGACGATCAGCATGCTGCTGTGCGCGGGCCTGATGCTGACCTTTCTCGACCATCACTGGCCGGTGTTTCTGGCAATCGGCGGCATGGCCCTGGGCAACCTGTGGATCTGGTCGCGCCCCGAACAGGCATGCCCTGCCGGGTCACAAGCTCAACAGCCCTGA
- the arcD gene encoding arginine-ornithine antiporter: MSEPGQKLRLGALIALVVGSMIGGGIFSLPQNMAARADVGAVLIGWGITAVGMLALAFVFQTLANRKPELDSGVYAYAKAGFGDYMGFSSAWGYWISAWLGNVGYFVLLFSTLGFYFPVFGEGNTPIAIGCASLLLWAVHFLVLRGIKEAAFINQVTTVAKVVPLLIFIVIAAFAFRADIFTRDIWGLSNPQFGNVLDQVRNMMLVTVFVFIGIEGASVYSGRAQRRSDVGKATVIGFLGVLALLVLVNVLSLGVMTQPELAGLQNPSLASVLEHIVGPWGALLISIGLAVSLLGALLSWALLCAEILFATARDKTMPRFLAKENANHVPANALWLTNCMIQGFLLITLFSAGTYTSLIYLASSMILVPYLWSAAYAVLLALRAETYAGQVALRRKDLLVAMVALLYAVWLLYAGGLKYLLLSALLYAPGVILFARAKHEQGQTLFTTWEKLIFAAVLAGAALAAYALYSGLLSL; this comes from the coding sequence ATGAGCGAACCGGGACAGAAGCTGCGCCTGGGCGCGCTGATCGCACTGGTGGTGGGCTCGATGATCGGTGGCGGGATCTTCTCGCTGCCGCAGAACATGGCAGCACGCGCCGATGTCGGTGCGGTGCTGATCGGCTGGGGCATCACTGCGGTCGGCATGTTGGCCCTGGCGTTCGTGTTCCAGACCCTGGCCAACCGCAAACCCGAGCTGGACTCGGGGGTGTATGCCTACGCCAAGGCGGGCTTTGGCGACTACATGGGCTTCTCTTCGGCCTGGGGATACTGGATCAGCGCCTGGCTCGGCAACGTCGGTTACTTCGTGCTGCTGTTCAGTACCCTGGGTTTTTATTTTCCGGTATTCGGCGAAGGCAACACGCCCATCGCCATCGGCTGCGCCTCGCTGCTGCTGTGGGCGGTGCACTTTCTGGTGCTGCGCGGGATCAAGGAAGCCGCCTTCATCAACCAGGTGACCACCGTGGCCAAGGTGGTGCCGTTGCTGATTTTTATCGTTATCGCAGCCTTCGCCTTCCGTGCCGATATCTTCACCCGTGATATCTGGGGCTTGAGCAACCCGCAGTTCGGCAATGTGCTGGATCAGGTGCGCAACATGATGCTGGTGACTGTGTTCGTGTTCATCGGCATCGAAGGCGCGAGCGTGTATTCCGGGCGTGCGCAGCGCCGCTCGGATGTGGGCAAGGCCACGGTGATCGGCTTTCTGGGCGTGCTGGCGCTGCTGGTGCTGGTCAACGTCCTGTCGCTGGGGGTGATGACCCAACCGGAGCTTGCCGGCTTGCAGAACCCGTCGTTGGCGTCGGTGCTGGAGCACATCGTCGGCCCGTGGGGCGCGTTGCTGATCAGTATCGGCCTGGCCGTTTCGCTGCTCGGCGCCTTGCTTTCATGGGCTCTGCTGTGCGCAGAAATCCTCTTTGCCACCGCACGCGACAAGACCATGCCGCGCTTTCTGGCCAAGGAAAACGCCAACCATGTACCGGCCAATGCCTTATGGCTGACCAACTGCATGATCCAGGGTTTCCTGCTGATCACGCTGTTTTCGGCAGGGACCTACACCAGCCTGATCTACCTGGCCTCGTCGATGATCCTGGTGCCCTACCTGTGGTCGGCGGCTTATGCGGTGCTGTTGGCGCTGCGCGCAGAAACCTACGCAGGGCAAGTGGCCTTGCGGCGCAAGGACCTGCTGGTGGCAATGGTTGCCTTGTTGTATGCGGTCTGGTTGCTGTACGCCGGTGGGCTGAAGTACCTGCTGCTGTCGGCATTGTTGTATGCCCCGGGGGTGATCCTGTTCGCCAGGGCCAAGCACGAGCAAGGGCAGACCCTGTTCACCACATGGGAAAAGCTGATTTTTGCCGCGGTGCTGGCAGGTGCTGCGCTGGCGGCGTACGCGCTGTATTCAGGGCTGTTGAGCTTGTGA
- the arcD gene encoding arginine-ornithine antiporter, which produces MSDSSGKLKLGALVALVVGSMIGGGIFSLPQNMAASAGVGAVLIGWAITAVGMLTLAFVFQTLANRKPDLDGGVYAYAKAGFGDYMGFSSAWGYWISAWLGNVGYFVLLFSTLGYFFPIFGEGNTPAAIIGASILLWAVHFLVLRGIKEAAFINLVTTVAKIVPLVLFALICLFAFKLDVFTADIWGLGTPELGSVMNQVRNMMLVTVWVFIGIEGASIFSSRAEKRADVGKATVIGFVTVLLFLVLVNVLSLGIMTQPELAKLQNPSMAAVLEHVVGHWGAVLISVGLIISLLGALLSWVLLCAEIMFAAAKDHTMPEFLRRENANQVPANALWLTNAMVQIFLVITLFSSSTYLSLIYLATSMILVPYLWSAAYAFLLALRSETYEQALAERKKDLFIGAIALLYAIWLLYAGGVKYLLLSALLYAPGAILFAKAKREVGQPIFTNVEKLIFAAVVVGALVAAYGLYDGFLTL; this is translated from the coding sequence ATGTCTGATTCATCCGGAAAACTAAAGCTCGGTGCGTTAGTTGCACTTGTAGTGGGTTCAATGATTGGCGGCGGGATCTTCTCGCTGCCGCAAAACATGGCGGCCAGCGCGGGGGTTGGCGCGGTGCTGATCGGCTGGGCGATCACTGCGGTCGGCATGCTGACCCTGGCGTTCGTGTTCCAGACCCTGGCCAACCGCAAACCTGACCTGGACGGCGGGGTGTACGCCTACGCCAAGGCCGGTTTCGGTGACTACATGGGCTTCTCTTCGGCCTGGGGTTACTGGATCAGCGCCTGGCTCGGCAACGTCGGTTACTTCGTGCTGCTGTTCAGCACCCTCGGTTACTTCTTCCCGATCTTCGGCGAGGGCAACACCCCCGCTGCGATCATTGGCGCCTCGATCCTGCTCTGGGCCGTGCACTTCCTGGTACTGCGCGGGATCAAAGAAGCGGCGTTCATCAACCTGGTCACCACGGTAGCCAAGATTGTGCCGCTGGTGCTGTTCGCCCTGATCTGCCTGTTCGCCTTCAAACTCGACGTGTTCACCGCCGATATCTGGGGCTTGGGCACGCCGGAACTGGGCAGCGTGATGAACCAGGTGCGCAACATGATGCTGGTCACCGTCTGGGTGTTTATCGGTATCGAGGGTGCAAGCATCTTCTCGTCACGGGCGGAAAAACGCGCTGACGTGGGCAAGGCCACCGTCATCGGCTTCGTCACCGTGCTGCTGTTCCTGGTGCTGGTCAACGTGCTGTCGCTGGGCATCATGACCCAACCGGAACTGGCCAAGCTGCAGAACCCGTCGATGGCCGCCGTGCTTGAACATGTGGTCGGCCACTGGGGCGCAGTGCTCATCAGCGTCGGCCTGATCATCTCGCTGCTCGGGGCCCTGCTGTCGTGGGTGCTGCTGTGCGCCGAGATCATGTTCGCCGCCGCCAAAGACCACACCATGCCGGAGTTCCTGCGCCGCGAAAATGCCAATCAGGTGCCGGCCAATGCCCTGTGGCTGACCAACGCCATGGTGCAGATCTTCCTGGTCATCACGCTGTTCTCCAGCAGTACCTACCTGTCGCTGATCTACCTCGCCACCTCGATGATCCTGGTGCCCTACCTGTGGTCGGCGGCCTATGCCTTCCTGCTGGCACTGCGCAGCGAAACCTACGAGCAAGCCTTGGCCGAACGCAAGAAGGACCTGTTCATCGGCGCCATCGCCTTGCTGTACGCCATCTGGCTGCTGTACGCCGGCGGCGTGAAGTACCTGTTGCTCTCGGCCCTGCTGTACGCCCCTGGGGCCATCCTGTTCGCCAAGGCCAAGCGCGAGGTTGGCCAACCTATCTTCACCAACGTGGAAAAACTGATCTTCGCGGCCGTGGTCGTCGGCGCCCTGGTGGCTGCCTATGGCCTGTACGACGGCTTCCTGACCCTTTGA